The window TAAAGCCTGAAAGCAGTACATGTATTAAAACtcgtttattaaattcaaatcttTCAGTTAAATAGAAAGATACATAAACTGAAGTacgtaattaaaaacgaaaagaaatataatattgtttttaaatttacgatGCACGAACCAGAGCCCAGTTTCCTAAAGATGCTGTAATAACACCTCGACTTCGCTGTTCTTCGCTTAACATTGACAGCGCGTAAAATGCTTTTCTCTCATTGAAACTGCCACataataaaaggtaaaaagCCTTTATTTTTGCGAAAGTAAGAtgcttttatgaaaaatattaccttccagtttgatgaaatatttctagtttataataaacttccATTTCAAATTGCTTGCAACTTTTGGATCTCTAAAATGATGTAATTGTGTTATTTCTTGGTATCAAGAGGTTATAAAATcacttttacataataaatacatttagttTACCAATAGCGGGGTTTCTGAAATTTCTTCGTGTATTAAAGCATTTGCTTTCGATATATCGTTGTAACTTATCTTGCGTGGGTTATCAGGATCACAGGAAGGATCTATGTCTGCATTATCTGCAGgctaaaatttttttttccttgcCTTAATCTACGAAAATTTCTGATAACGCAAAGTCCACACTGTATATAATcaaggtaaaaaaataaaaaataaattctggACCAAAGctaaatcaatcaaaaagcCTACCGGTGAAGGACACCACGGCACAGGCTGCACTATATTTCGCTTAGCAAGAACACCCGGTGCCTCGCCTAAGGATTCCTTTTGAGCTTCTTGTTCTTTTATATCTTTAGCTGCCTTATGCATTGTgtgattttgaatatttattatctagggacttttcttatttctgtttttacTATATCTTCATGTTGTGTTGTGATCATGGATATTTATGGTTGAGATTAAGATGTGACAGTAAGTGTGTCACTATACCTTCCAAGAACACAGAGTACGTAGATAGGACCGAAAATATAACCTTTTTATTAACCATTCACctactttttaattacgtaATCGATAGTATAAGTTAAAGTACCTACTTGAGTCCTATATTATCCTTCTAATTAAAAGctcaaaagtttgtaagaatgtatggttatatggaatttggtacacaAATTCTAGTGTATATAGTACCTACATTATTACCTTTATGCGATTACCATACATGCGAGTTAGGCGACGGATCCAGCATTCTTTAATGTTTTCAAGTTAATACACCAGCTACTTTCTTTTGGATGACAGATGATGATTTTAAAACGATTAATATAATGAGCAATAACTcttggaaatgaaataatttaaaagccaGGCCGAGTagcaagtataaaataaaataaagtcaattgaaactaaaaattttattcgcacttatttgtaacattacaatattttatgataaaagaaTTTCTCGAGCATCACGAATGTTATGGTGCTTATTTTTGCATGCAAACAGGATTTGGAGCTAAGCAAGGGCCACGTCTAGCACCAGGTACTTTATCTTGTTTATCAGGCATTTCTGGGAAAAAGTAGTCTTTATAGTGTTTCTTGACTTGTTCTATCAATTCTTTTGTGTGATCCCATCCTCTTGTTTCGGCTATAATTTTAAGCTGTAAAGGAATTCAATGTTTAGTACCTACTTCTAAGCAATTCGTTCAATTTCCAGATAATTTATCGTTgggtaaaatattgttaaaaagaaagagcaatattaaacataataatggattataaataaaaaatgtaataaaattacctCACAACTGAATATATCTGATTTCACCCAAGCTCGTTCTGGTATACAGTCTCGAAGCGTTACACCAACAGTGGACAGCAGACCGCATAGTTCCGCCATACCACCGGGGCGATCAGTCACAGTCACTTTGAACTTCACCAATCGACCTTCCGCAGCCATTCCTCGTTCCAGAGCGCGCGCCAGAATTGTTGTGTCAATATTTCCGCCACTTATTACACAGCAAACTCTATAAGCATTGGAagcgtttaattaattattatcaatagtcttatatattattaaatcttatcTTGAGCCATCCGtacaatattaaagttttccatgggtaaaaataaatagtttgtaAACGCCGAGATccctaaacaaataaaaatattgttacttgTTGACATTACTTACTCTTGCCTTTACCTTAATTAAGTCaaggttgtttattttaaaatttagactAGGTCCATTATTTAGATCCAgactaaataattactttacttttaaaagttGGTCCTGtggtacatttatttcttaagatGTCCACATGAATATACTCAAACCAAACAGGGGGAAAATGTCTTTCAAGCTCTTTGCATGTGAAAGCTTTAGTgtctttttcattaattaattatctacatTAGATTTACTATAAGTTACTTAACAACCGTGTTTTTATCTAAAGATCAAATCAGTGTACTCTTGGCCTCCGCTGCGAAATTCAGAGAATAAGTATTATTGTCTAagttaaatctaatttaattgaaatcttCGCGTCGTTTACTTCCAAAGCTCACGCGAAAGAAGACGCGGGCTCCAGATAGATCATAGTATAATTGTAtggaaataaattctataaaaaatagcattcACTTTTTTCCTTTAAGATTAGGAAATAGGCCAGCCATGATAGCAGCTATCGGTACTGCAGCAGCACCTTCGACAACAAATCTTTCTTCTTCGACTACGTGCATGATTGCACGGGCTACCCAATCTTCTTTTACTACaacctaaataataaatataaggtacattcattaaaacgaaaaatgataataatagtactatttataataaaacgttcTGTACCATTTTATCTAGCAGTCCTTTTAGATTATAATAGGTATTGACGCCAACCATATTGACCGCCAATCCATCAGCAATGGTAGAATCTATTGTTATGGCAActctttcattttttttaaacgactCTACCATACTACatgttttttctgtttgtactccctgaaaaaaaatttctaatattaaaatcttagtATAATTTGGTTCAGtttttcatatcaaaatagGTTTTAGTTTGCTTTTAACAGCTAACTAatcaaaaaaagttaaattgtgAGTGGTGGAACTTACGTATACTTCAGTGTCTGGCTTAAGGTGTTTAATAGCTACTGCGATACCAGTAACCAAGCTACCACCGCCTACAGGCACCAGTACTGCATCTACTCCATGaatttgttcaattatttcaatgcCTATTGTTCCTTGACCTTCGATGACATTGGGATGATCGtaactgaaaatataaattttatacaattttaaattttctgtattttttatctgatTAACTACAGCATAGGTTGCGGCTATATctaggtatataatttttaattacaaaaatgatacttaacatattaaagttataagaatttagacatgatataataaataaagaaaatttgtatCTACCCGTTTATATATctcattttcttttctttagaCACACCCATTGCAAATCTTTTGGCTTCTGCTATGTTATTGCCGTGTAACATTAATTTAGCTCCAAATTGTTCACATTTCGATACTTTAGTAATAGGAGCATGTATCGGCATTACTATTATACATGGTATGCCCATTTGTGTTGAATGAAAACTCATAGAAAGTCCATGATTTCCGGTTGAGGCGGATATTACTCCTAACTTTTTTTGTTCATCAGAAAGTAGAGTTAACGCATTTCTGACGCCGCGCTCCTTGAAACtgataaattttttagttttaaaaatacgtgTACTGTTTTAATAGCGATTtacatcatatatatttaccatCCTGTGTATTGCATGAATTCTTGCTTTAAATAGATGTCCATTCCAAGTTTTTCAGACATGTGCGCTTTCTGAGAAATAGAGTGgttctcttttatttataagaatttatacaaaaaaaaataaaagattaacaaaaataaaaaaaagcatgtATTACCGACGATGCAGTTTTGACGACATCCCCGCTAATTCTCTTTGCAGCAGCAAGGATATcgtcatatttaatttttcgtgGATTATTGGGATCACAAAACTCATCAAATTCTATATCCTGAATGAAATAAGacgtgaataataaaatcttaccATTTTCATTGgataatatctattttaatctTACGCATACTTTGTAAGTACATTAGATTTTTCCTAATATGCAATTGCAAATGAGATCTTCTCCTTTACAGATTTTAAACAGGAATAGGGAATtggtttattattaagaaaacctttaattaaaagaataggTACTAGGTTTCGCTCGCTTTCGATTCGAGGTAACACTATTCCCCTTTTCTGATTTAGAACACAGAAGAGAAgcttaatacaattatttttattcgctTTTATCATAGAACCTGTACTTATTTTGCAAAGAGTCACACACAAATTTCGGTCCcctattctatatatatggGGGTCGGGGGAAGATTAAGGGAATCCATTTTAGGGAACTGGTTAGGATACTAGTTATAAATagagcctatgtcactcttcAGCTCTTCCACTATTTCCACTTAAACAATCACGCCAACTCATCACTCCGTTTTGCCGTGaaaggaaaacaaacaaacacaattctGTAAGGATATAATCGgaattttgtgtgtatgtaaattttaaaatgcctAGGCCAAATTTAACCTTGTATTTAGGCATGTTTTAAAGTCATTCATGCTTATTTTCATGCCcaattttgatattgtttatCTACCTACATTgcaacaacaatttttttcacctttatttttaataaaatatgcagaATGCAGAACTCTTAAGAATTCTTCCTTCTTCACTCTGTCACatgattttctattttatttatattgggtTGTTGACCGAAATTATTTAACCGTTATTAAACcatatacatacttatatgCCACTTAagtatttgcataattttgtaattaatgtagcttttaaaaatttacttacatCCTGCATTTTgattattgaaaaacaatttaattgattaagtGCACATTTATACTaacgaataattttaatcataatttaatgatgtataaatatagCTGCTGTTACCGGAAAAATGACTTGCtatgtgtattataaaaataatagtgtcAGAAAAATGACATTTCTTTTAAGGCaggtcttttttatattttatttgagaaatatttatgtctaatgaggtttataatatttgctatatactaaattgattaataataactaagtTCAAATTATAAAGACATTCCAATCTTATGCCAGAAGCATGTGGAAATGTTCAAAGAGGTAGTTATTAGGCATAAATAGTCTGTTGTATATGCTGATAAAGTCTCGATTATCATAGCGAAAGGAATGGgtgttaaatttgaattttcagttaataataaaataattaaggtaACACAACTACTAGAGGATGACGGATTGAACATAACTctaacaaaaactattttggTCGCAGTTCTTGACCAAAGATGTAGTTGGGAGTCATTGATTAAAtgatgtgtttaaataaatgcgtGTGTACGTTACAGTGTATTCGTAAAACTGTGTCTGAGGAAACTGCTATACAATGCGACGTGGTATACGTGTGGTGTACGATGTAGTATAACGGTGTATATGGAGTTTTTACTGTGTcctttatgtacattttaattttaaaagctataaatttcataacgaAGAATCATAAATTCTTTACAACTTTTAAGGATAGCTTACTTTTCATTTTAAGCGATCCGACGCGTTTGCCTTTGTGTAAAACAAAGATTTGGAATGACAAAGATATTCATAATCAGCTCATGGTCGTGacgaaaaacataattacgCGTGGTGTTACAATGATAGATGTGTGAGTAAGAAATTCACGATATACTTTTACTTTGACTTTGTGGGTTCCCTACCGGgagttgcaaataaaatatgattttatccCACAAATAACTACGTTTAATGCTCACGGTACGTNNNNNNNNNNNNNNNNNNNNNNNNNNNNNNNNNNNNNNNNNNNNNNNNNNNNNNNNNNNNNNNNNNNNNNNNNNNNNNNNNNNNNNNNNNNNNNNNNNNNNNNNNNNNNNNNNNNNNNNNNNNNNNNNNNNNNNNNNNNNNNNNNNNNNNNNNNNNNNNNNNNNNNNNNNNNNNNNNNNNNNNNNNNNNNNNNNNNNNNNNNNNNNNNNNNNNNNNNNNNNNNNNNNNNNNNNNNNNNNNNNNNNNNNNNNNNNNNNNNNNNNNNNNNNNNNNNNNNNNNNNNNNNNNNNNNNNNNNNNNNNNNNNNNNNNNNNNNNNNNNNNNNNNNNNNNNNNNNNNNNNNNNNNNNNNNNNNNNNNNNNNNNNNNNNNNNNNNNNNNNNNNNNNNNNNNNNNNNNNNNNNNNNNNNNNNNNNNNNNNNNNNNNNNNNNNNNNNNNNNNNNNNNNNNNNNNNNNNNNNNNNNNNNNNNNNNNNNNNNNNNNNNNNNNNNNNNNNNNNNNNNNNNNNNNNNNNNNNNNNNNNNNNNNNNNNNNNNNNNNNNNNNNNNNNNNNNNNNNNNNNNNNNNNNNNNNNNNNNNNNNNNNNNNNNNNNNNNNNNNNNNNNNNNNNNNNNNNNNNNNNNNNNNNNNNNNNNNNNNNNNNNNNNNNNNNNNNNNNNNNNNNNNNNNNNNNNNNNNNNNNNNNNNNNNNNNNNNNNNNNNNNNNNNNNNNNNNNNNNNNNNNNNNNNNNNNNNNNNNNNNNNNNNNNNNNNNNNNNNNNNNNNNNNNNNNNNNNNNNNNNNNNNNNNNNNNNNNNNNNNNNNNNNNNNNNNNNNNNNNNNNNNNNNNNNNNNNNNNNNNNNNNNNNNNNNNNNNNNNNNNNNNNNNNNNNNNNNNNNNNNNNNNNNNNNNNNNNNNNNNNNNNNNNNNNNNNNNNNNNNNNNNNNNNNNNNNNNNNNNNNNNNNNNNNNNNNNNNNNNNNNNNNNNNNNNNNNNNNNNNNNNNNNNNNNNNNNNNNNNTGCGCTACGGCCAGCGCGGGCGAGGGGGTGAAGGGCACGCAGAACCGGTTGTGCGGCTGGTCAGCTGGTCGCCACAACTtaataacaattgtttttattgaaaggtCTTTTTAGTCATCGATAttaactatacatatatacaagtTGGGGTTAACTTTAACTACTAATTAGTTTAACTAGCAAACTACTAGTTAGGTAAACTAGCAAGCACACCGTTTAGGTTTTGCCAGAAGTTAAGTAAgtaataatagcttgctagtAAAAAAGCAGCTCCAAAAGGATATATTCAATGTGGAATGTTGGAGAAGCATAAATTTAAGCCAAGCTCGTCGTTCCTCCATCGTATCGTATGGCTTTATTCTATGCTAAcggtccgccccagcttcgctcgtggtacatatataacctatagccttcctcaggctatctaaaactgaaataatttttcagatCGGACCgtagttactgagattagtgcgttcaaacaaacaaacaaactcttcagctttattagtatagatttcagCTATATTCTAATTAAGCTTTTATTCtatactagcatacccggccacgcgttactgtggctgagtaatcaataaaaatattaagtttataaatttataattcccaataattattgggataattaatcgaaataaaaactatcctatatcttaagttggatcaaattacacataaaatgtcaaatttcatcaaaatcggttgagttggtgaagagttcattggacACATACATAATGAGtaatgacactggatttttatatattaagaagaaGATTAGTTCACATCATTTATGTTACTTATATCTGAAATACTTACACCAGCCTTGCAATTTGTTTTATCcaagtcatttatttataaagcttttcAGTCACTTTCCcatcaaaatgttataatgttacttgtaatttttattttttatcgataCTCGTGACGTCACCACTTTGTCAAGCACTAgcgtaacaaataatttcctatattccgcatatattttttgtaaattctggttataattacgaaatttacatacatcaagcttaaacaatattatatactataaatagcTTTCTGAGTCAATAACCAGCATAAATTTAGCAAAATTTGGTTCGAAACATTCTTatgagaaaattatatttaggtaCCTGTGAAAAGTGTATTAATTCGGATTATTagttaaattacatacatactgtGTCATAAGAAACATACACAGAACAAGTCACCattatcgtattttttatttaattaatttgtgtctagttaagataataataattaagtaccACCAAATATGACTAGGTCGTTATATCGTTCTATTCCAAGAAAACATTGATATAGATTTACCTAATTCGCTGTCTCTTTATCTCTTGGGTGGtttgtattattgtactaGGTTTTGCaccaatattttatgtttctttgaGCGTAACACAGGAATAGCCTTAATTTGcctatgaaattaaaatccctttaattaaataaattgaaatggcAACTTTCATTCATCAAGTTCATTAAAGAACGGctgttatttattgtgaatttCTATCTAAAATGTGAATCTAGTTTAGGTATTGTGCTAATTTGACagtgaatttttatgtatgtattgtacCATATCTTTGATACTGGCGTTGATGCAAATAAaggaatttgaatttgaacatAATTTTGTCGGTCAGGGGGGTAACTATAGCATGGCCTTTATTCGAGTCagtacagtattatgttatctgtgattcGAGAACACACATAATAGTTACGTACACTGTTGTTCTGGGTACCTACTTTATGGTATCTCCCTATATctccaattttaatatattccagttataataaacttacaaatataatatttaattatac is drawn from Zerene cesonia ecotype Mississippi chromosome 8, Zerene_cesonia_1.1, whole genome shotgun sequence and contains these coding sequences:
- the LOC119828726 gene encoding L-threonine ammonia-lyase-like — its product is MQDDIEFDEFCDPNNPRKIKYDDILAAAKRISGDVVKTASSKAHMSEKLGMDIYLKQEFMQYTGCFKERGVRNALTLLSDEQKKLGVISASTGNHGLSMSFHSTQMGIPCIIVMPIHAPITKVSKCEQFGAKLMLHGNNIAEAKRFAMGVSKEKKMRYINGYDHPNVIEGQGTIGIEIIEQIHGVDAVLVPVGGGSLVTGIAVAIKHLKPDTEVYGVQTEKTCSMVESFKKNERVAITIDSTIADGLAVNMVGVNTYYNLKGLLDKMVVVKEDWVARAIMHVVEEERFVVEGAAAVPIAAIMAGLFPNLKGKKVCCVISGGNIDTTILARALERGMAAEGRLVKFKVTVTDRPGGMAELCGLLSTVGVTLRDCIPERAWVKSDIFSCELKIIAETRGWDHTKELIEQVKKHYKDYFFPEMPDKQDKVPGARRGPCLAPNPVCMQK